A window of Gemmatimonas sp. genomic DNA:
CGGACGCCCTGTGGCATATCATCGACTTCAAGACTGGAAGCGCAGATGGAGTGGTTGATCAGATCATGACGTATGCACTGGTTGCTCGGTCTGTCCTCGCCTTGGACATCCCGCGCGGCTGTCTGGGAGTGATCGTTTCGCTCAGCGAGGCGCCGTCGAATGCCGTCGGCGTATTCACGATTACACCCGAGGATCTTGTCGAGGCCGAGGAGCGACTCAGTCATCTGATCGGACAGCTACGAACGTTGATCGCTGACCAACGGACCGGCCAACCGATGGCACTGGAGGCATTCCCGATGGCAGCAAAGCCAAGCCAGTGCCGATGGTGCACGTATCGCGCGCTGTGCCATCCGGAGCGGGTTGCCGAAAGCTCAGTCTTAGCGCCCCTCATCGCGGCTCGATCTGAATAACGACTGCCACGTCGACCGACGTCGGTCCAGCCGTGTGCGTGCATTCCTTCCGTCGCAGGGAAGCGACAACCGCCGCCGAGAGATTTGAACGCGAATGACAACGTTCGACGAACGTCGAGCGTGCTGGACGTAGAGGGCAGCCCACGCTGCGGGTGTGCTCAGTCGTGAGGGCAACGATCCCGGCGTTCCGTGATTCAGAATTCCGGAGAGGGCCACGCGCTGCGACCGCGAAAGTTGCGTCTCGCCGGCGGGCTACCTGACCTCGACCTGAGCAATTGTAGCGAAGCGGCAAGCGTCGTTCGCAAGGGTGTGTTGCTGGCACCTGCGCCGTTGAATTCGAAGCCATGTCGGCGTAGCTCCGCGTACAGCGCCGCCACAGTTCGATACCCCAGTTGAGTAGCTGCTGTCTCCGGCAGGATACGGCGCTCGCTAATGCGGTAAGCGGCAACGAGCGCTCGTGCCCAGCTACGAACCCATGAGGGACTTCGCAAGCCAATGAAATCACAGCGTCGAGACAGTGTTCGTTCCGTCAATCCACACAATGCAGCAAAGAGCGCGGTGCTGGAAGGCGCTTGCGCGATTGAGAGTGCTGCGACGACTATCGGTACTGCCACGTTATCAAGTTGCGTCGAGAGCAGATGTATTAAATGCTCCAGTTCCATCCGTAGTGAGAGCGCCTCTATGAGCGCAAGCAATCCAACGCGAGGGTCTGACTCGCTGTCGGTGCACGCAAGTTGCTCGACGCCCATTCTCCCGAAGGAGAGTAGCAATGCGGGGAGGGGTAGCTGCCGCGTGTACACGAGAGCCATTGTCCACGGCGGCGTGTGTGTGGCGAGTGCCCGCACGCGTCTCAACAGTACGTCATCTCCGCGGTGATCGCGTGCGAGCAGATAGATGGTGGCGTACGGCGCCTCAGCAGTGTGTTGCTGAGGCGCTGCACGTGTTGGGTTGAAGGTGCTGATGTGCATCCCAGGAAACTGCCGTGCGATGGCGCGTCGCAGCCGTGCCGGAAGTCCAACGGTCGCGATACGCATCGGAGTGTGAGTGAGCGATGAGGCGACTGCACTCTCCGCCGCACGAGCCGGACGACGAGCAGGGACGTCACGCTCGGCCCCTACCACCAAGGGATTAGGTCAAACCCAGCGGGGCAGTCTCCGTCTTCAGGTGCGGGCAGAACGATGGCGTCGCCACCGTCTGGGCTCTGCGCCACGCAGCGGTACTCCGTCTTGCGCGGTCGAACCGCGAGCTCGTCAAGAGCGGGAGCCGTCGGGCTCACGTCGGCACAGGCGCTGGCGAGCGATGCGACGACGACAAGTAGGACGAGGGGACGCCGTGCGGCGAGCCATGATTCCGTTCGCGCGACGAGGCGCGTGGATCGTAAGGACATCGGAGACTCCTTGAAGAAGGGAGCCGCAGGATTGGCCTTAGCAGTCCACGCACCGAGTCTCTATTCGGACAACTCCTTGCCTATTCGGCGTATAAATGTGGGCCGAATACGTAAAGCGAGCGCGTGTCATCGACTTCCGCTACTCAGGGGCGACTCGTAAGTTGTCGGTGTCGAGTCCGCCAGCCCGCGCCTTTGTGATCCACCGATGAACCCACCGTTGCTTCGCATCTCCGACTGGCTACGTCATTCGCCCGAGAGCGCCTCGGCGACTGATGACGCCCGCGCAGCGCAGCTGGGAGCACTTGCGGTGCTTGCGGCAGGTTTTGAAGCGAGCGATTCGTTCGACTACCCGTCAATGGCAATGGAACCGCTGCGTGAACCGCTAGCGCAGTTGCCGCAGCAGTTCGCCGGGATTCCGCCGGATAGCGCGATGGGGGAATGGCTGAACCTTGCCTCGCTCGCCGAATTCCTTCAGGCACCGCAGCTCGCCGATCTCTTGCTCGTGGAACTGATTCTGCGACTCGCGCCGCAGCGCGCCGGGCGGGCTCACGGATACGGCCAGTCCGAGCGCGGGGAGCTCGCCGCACTCTGTTGGACTCGGCGCGGCCGAGTGGCACGCACGCAGGGCAGATTTGACGATGCAGCAGCGTGTTACAACACGGCGCTACGACTCGCGGGGCGCGTGTGGCGCGATGCGCGGCCGCAGGCTACGTTGGGCCTCGCCGCTCTGGCGGCGAATCGCGGCAACATTCCCGCCGCGGAGGTGCTCGCTCTTCAGGTGCTTGAACGAGGGTCGCAGGTGTACGCGCTCTATCGTGTGCCGGCGCATCAACTGATGACGTTCACCTTGCGTCGGCGCGGTAGCTTGCTCGACGCGCTCCTGCATGGATGGCACGCGTTCGATTTGTTGGGGGCAGATGATCATCGGCGAGATGAGGTGCTTATCACAATGTCGGAGATTGCGTTGGCTTACGGTGACCTTGAATCGGCGGCGCGCGGCTTTGCCGCGGTGCGTATCGCCGCGCTCCCGGTGCGCATTCGGATACCGGCCCTCGTCGGCACGCTCGACGTTGCGGTGCAACGCCTGTCCAAACTCCGCCGGCGCGATGCCGTCGATGGTGCCGACGCTATCGCGGTCGCTACCACGCAGTCGGTGTTGGCGGCGCAAGCGCCCCTGATCGCTCTACTGGAAGGGACGCTATCGCCCGGCGACGTCCTACTCGCCGTTATCGCGCTTGGCGAGGCGGCGCTTGAACTCGGTGAGCGCGATGACGCGATGGGATGGATTGCGAAGGCGGTTTTCATCGCAGACCAGCACGGCTTTCACGAGAAGCGCTTTCAGGTGGATTCGCTCCGCGCACGAATTGCGGGCGGCGCGGTCCGCGAAGTGCCGACCAGCGCGAGCGGACACGCGTCGGCCGCACCGGTGCTTCGCCGCTTCGCTGCGCTGGGCGGTCCCTTGATGACGGTGACGCTCTAGTGGCGACGCGCGCGCAACCGGCGGTCGTCGGCGCGCGGGCCGGTGCGTCCGGAAGCGTGCTTCGGTTGCGCACGCCGCTACCGGCCGGTGTCATAGCCTTCGCGTTGCCACTGACGCTGCTCCGAGAGGTGAGGGTCGCCATGCAGTACCTCCTGCCCGTGTCTGGCGCTGACTCGGTATCCAACTGCGAGCAGTTGCTAGCACGTCACGTCGGGCAGTGCCTTCTGGTTCGCGTCCCGACACCAGATGAGGACGCCCTGGTCGAGCAACTGATGAACCTGCGAGCACGGTTCCCGCGAGTGCCCTGCGTCGCCCTCTTTATTGAAGGTGCGTCAGACAGTCGTTGGGTGCTTCGCCTTGGGGGCGCTGGTGTCACGGAGCTTGTGATTTGTAACCAGCTAGTCCCGTCAGTCCCCCTCACGAACGCGCTCATCCGTTGCGAAACGGACAGTCTGGCGGTGCGCGTGTGGAAAAGCGCAGGGGTGCAGGTCGAGGATGCGCTGCTCGCGGTGGTCAAGCCAGCGCTTCGCCTCGCGCACGCGCCGATCAGCATGCTGCGTCTCGCCGCTGCAGCGCGGATGCACGAGCGTACGCTGCGGAAATACTGCGATCAGCATGGCTTCGCCAGTCCACAGTGGATCATCGGGTGGGCACGGCTGCTCACGGCGGCCTACTATCTTGACGATCCGGGTAGAACGGTTCAAGATGTCGCCGAGTTGCTCGCGTTTCCGAGTGCCGCATCGCTGGCAAACCACGTGCGTCGCTACACCAAGTCCACCCCGTCGGCGCTGCGCGACGCCGGCGCGGTTCGAACCGTGGCGTCGTTGATGGGATCGGGCATGCTGCGTCGCGGGGGCGTTAACCGCGTATCGAACTACACGCCGTCTACCATCCTCCGGCTTATTTCGAGCTGAAGTGGGTGTCGGCGGACCGCTTCGCGTTGGCATCGGCAGCGCGAGCAGGGAATCGCGCGCGCACGGAATCCGGTTGCTGCAATACACGAGTGACGGTTTGACATTGCCCCTGCGGTACCGAGCGGTGTCGGCGGAGCGCCACGGTGCGAGCGCCTCTAGCCGAAGCCGCCGACGCATCGAGAGGCTATCGTCTGAGTCGCACCAACAGCCCGGGCCTGCTGCATACTCGCTTTGCCCGTAGATACTACGGCAAGGAGTTGCTATCTCGGCCGGCCGCTCGCATGGCACGCTTCGCGGCCTTCGACGCCTCGTCCGTTGAGGCCGTCTGTAAATTCAGGGCGGCGCTAGCTTCCGTTAGTGGAGTATCCGATGACTCAACGTTCGACGATGCATCGGTAACTGACGGCCGCTCGGGCGCGGCGGGCCCCGCCTCGGTGTGGTCGATGGGGGGCGTTGACCCGAGAGACGAAGGCAGGCGCCAATACGCGAGAAGCTGTCGCACGAGTGAAGCAAATCCAGGCACGGCATACTGCGGCGCCGCAGGGCGCGTCGCTGCGCACTCAGGCTACGGCACCACCCTCGATGGAAGACGAAAGCGCTCGGCTTGCACGAACCCGTCGCGTAAATGCCATCGCGGCCCGAGGCGCCAGCGGCGGCACGGGTGCAGCACTACGTCGGTCCGCTTCGACCTCGTTGTCGGATACCTGGTCCGACATCACCGCTTGAGCGTACCCGAAACGCGCAAGGAGTGCAAGCACAGCATGTCGGTCGACTTCGTCAAGCGCGTCCACTCGTCGGATGACCTCGAGGCGCAACGTGTCCATCGCCCGCTGAAATCGCCGCTTTGCGCCCGCTGGCGTCGTCTGCACTTGCTCACCGATCTCACGCCAATCGAGACTGATGATCAGCCTCCACCAGATTAGCTCACCGGTGGAGTCGATGGCGCCGTTATACGCGTCGGCCATCAATCGAAGCAAAAGCTCCATGGCAGGCTCCAGCTCCGCTCGCTGTCCGATGCTGTCTTCCATCGTCATGCCAAACATGGCCTGCGCGGTTACGTCTGCGAAGTATGCCGCTTGCAGGCCCGACTGCCGCGACCGAACGAGGTCAAGCACGAGGCGGTGCGCAATGGTCATGGCCCACGCCATCACTTCGCCGTCGGATTGCGCCCGACACGTGCGGACACCCTTTGCGATCCGAATCAGTGCGTCTTGCGCGATATCGGCAGCAAGATCGTCGGCGTCTGGCGAACGTTGGACCTTGGCAAACGCGTACCGCTTAATCGGGGCATGGAGGAGGATGAGCAGCCTCTCCAACGCGACGTCCGCAGCCTCTCCCACTCCCCGCGCTACCGACACTAGCGGCATGAAGGTCGCGGTAACCTGCGACTCGCGAGCGGGAGTCGCCATTCTCGACGTCACGGCTCGCGAGATCGACGTACCAGAAGTCGCCGACGCTCGGAAGCCTTCCGCTGAGACAGGCGGGCGCGTCGTTTCCATCGTGCCGCATTGCAGACGTACGGATGCCATCAGGCGCCACCAGAGCTGAGATTGAGAGAGGGTGCAGGAGACCGACGTACAGGGTGTGCGCGAGCACACGGTTTCCTATTTCGGCCAGCCATACAGGTAGATCGCGCACCACAGGAGCACAGGTTGGAAGGACTGTGCCGCGTCCCACAGGACGATCCCCGACTGCACGCGCGCCGTTGCAAGCAGTCGCCGCACCTGCGATGAGAGTGGATCAGCGTCCATTCGCGGGCGCGTCGTCGCTGGCCGCTGGCAACGCGCACGCGAGCGACCGAGGCGGCACGACCAACAGCGGCAACGACTGCGTGTGGAGATTTGCACGGTTGGAGTCACAATGAGGTTGAGAGCACATCGGCTAGGAAGGCAACGCCGTTATGACGGCTTCACAACGAGGACGGAGGCGCGGCACCGTCGGCCATGCTGCATACTAGATCTTGTTTGCCGAAGTGGCCGCTACATGGCAGACGCCAGACCGACAGAGCGGGTGCCGGTGCATTGCGTTCGCGGGCCGCCGGCCGGCGCTTCGCGGGACGTGGTGAAGACAAATTCGTGAGTACGCCTAATCGTCATAGGTCAGCGTCCGACGTGTGAAACAGCGTGCGTTGAAATCGACGCGGGCGCGAGCGGCTCTTTGGGCGTATGACGCGTACCTCAATGAAGAACGGCCGCAGCACGCATGGCCGGCGCGTGTTCAATCGCCTAGCTGCTGACGAACGCAGGACGATCCGCGCGCGCTGGTCCGGCCTAGCCGTTGCGGGCATGAGGCGTGGGCAGGCGGCGGTGATTCCGGGGAGAGCGCACTCGGTGGCGGTCAACGCCTGCGAAACGCCGCAATACGAACCGCTCGCAAGTCCGGGCCGTTTACATATGGTCGCGCATTCGCCGACCCGCGCTCGGCGCCGCAAGTTGCGCGTTCCAGTCCAGCCTCACGGGTGCGCAGTCGGACTGCATTCAGTCGGAGCCTCTCGATGTCTGCGAACGCCGAGCGCTGGCTTCACAACGCCAAGCCTCACCCATCACCCGAATCCATTGCTATGGAAAATCAGCACGCGCGGCGACGATGAGCGCAACGGTTTTCGCACGCATGCGGCTAGCTCAGGTTGGAATCGATGCGGACCGCATCTCCGGTGACGCAGCCGCGTTGCTGAGCGGGGTAGTTGAACGGTTGCGGTCTATGGTGGGCTCCCTCTCGTGGGCGCAGGTCGCCCTCCTTTGCGTACTCGCGGTAGCCGTGATCGTCACCCGCTGTCCTACGTGCTGGATCGGCACGCGCGTACCGAGGTCGGGTACAGGCGGCGGAGCGTACTGGGGCTGCAGTCGGCGCAGTCGTGGCTGTCCTGGGCCGCGTGGGCCGCGCCGTCGACGGAAGGCATGATACGTGAACGTCCGACGCGGGGTACGCAGTCGGTGGATGATGTATAGTTGCGCGACGAGCGAGAAGGCTGCGCCGACGGGAACGAGTAGGACGAGGGCGGCGAGTGCCAGCGTTATGAGCCTCAATGGAATTTCAGGCGACGCTCCGGTCACCTTAATGAGGGCAAGCCCGCTGCTCGCGCCGAAGCCCATCGCCAACGCACCGAAGCACCGCAGGCGCGCAAGACGACGCACGGGATGACCGCCGCCACTAAAGGCGAGGCTGTAAAGGTTAATGCTGGCCCACGCGCAAATGAGAGCAGCAGACGGGAGAATGGAAGTCGGAGGCGGCGGGATGGGCATGCATGTACGAGTACCAGAACGCAAGAGCTGGCTGCTACTCCGATGCCTATCCTGCGCGCGGTCAGGACGCCGCCGAGCGCAAATCGAGAGCGCTTGCGCGCAGCAAGCGCAGACGTAAGCCTTACGTATGTCGTCTCGCCGTCAAATCATCGGACCCTTCGAGCCGCTTCGCACGGCAATTCTTGGGCTTATCGCAACCGGAGATAATGGATTCGAGGGGCTGCTTGCGTCGTGTCTCGAAGCGGCCAGTGGCCTGCCCATCGTGCTTGCCAACGCTGGAGATCAACGCGGGCGTGACGGTGCGTCGCCTGCCGCCGCGTCGCGAGCGGCTGCGACATTCGCCATTGCCATGGAAGCCAAACGCTACGACACCCGGCTGTCATCTGAGGCACTCCTGGCCAAGGCGCAGCGGGCTATTCTGAACCCGACGGGGGCGCTCGACCTGTGGGTCTTGGGCGCCACCGTTCCACTCGCGGATCAGGTCGGAACCGACCTCGCCGAAGTGCTCGAGGGGGCAGGGGTCACGCTCCTCATGCTCGATTGGAGCGCACGAGGGGTACCTCGCCTTGCCGTGCTGCTCGCGCTTGCAGAAGAGAACTGCGTCGGATGGTGGGAACAACACGGCACCGGCGCCACCGTGGCTGTGTTTCGTGCATGGTTGGACGAGGTTCGCCGGGCCCCCACTTATGGCGGTACAGCGGCGGCATTAACGGCGGAGTTGCACCAACCGACTCTGGGCTTCGCAGCGGCGCAGCGGGCAACCACCACGTGGCTCCGAAATCTGCATAGCCGCCGTGCCGAGGCAATTCGCACGATGGGGCAACCACTCGCCGTGCGTGATCCTGCCTTCCCGGCGATTCGCCGCGAAGCGTCGCTTGAAGCGTTCGCCCAGGCCGCGCGAGAGGCGCATGCCGCGCATATACACGCTCGGCGCACGCCGCTATCGCTCGACGTGCGCGCGGCCAGCAGCGATGGATCCTCGGCTGAAGGACGGGCTACGCTCCCACGCGTGGTCGTTGTCACCGGTGAGGAAGGGGTGGGCAAATCGTGGTTGGTTGCCGACTGGTGGAGTTCTCTCGTCTCGCCGCCGCTGACGGTGCACGCCTCAGGGCCGCGCTTGGATGCGCTCGCACTTGCAAGAACGTCTAATTCCCTCAGGACGCTTGCGGAGTTGTTGGCGGCGCAGGACGTCGACTGCAACGAGCAACGCGTCGCGCAGTGGCAACGTCGACTGAGTCGGTGGGCGCGACTCGGAAGGAGAGGATCGGGATCCGACGAATGCGCAGCGCTGCCGCGCCTACTCATCGTACTAGACGGGCTCAACGAGCATCCCGTCGCAGCATGGGGCGACCTTATTGCGAGGTAT
This region includes:
- a CDS encoding tetratricopeptide repeat protein, which gives rise to MNPPLLRISDWLRHSPESASATDDARAAQLGALAVLAAGFEASDSFDYPSMAMEPLREPLAQLPQQFAGIPPDSAMGEWLNLASLAEFLQAPQLADLLLVELILRLAPQRAGRAHGYGQSERGELAALCWTRRGRVARTQGRFDDAAACYNTALRLAGRVWRDARPQATLGLAALAANRGNIPAAEVLALQVLERGSQVYALYRVPAHQLMTFTLRRRGSLLDALLHGWHAFDLLGADDHRRDEVLITMSEIALAYGDLESAARGFAAVRIAALPVRIRIPALVGTLDVAVQRLSKLRRRDAVDGADAIAVATTQSVLAAQAPLIALLEGTLSPGDVLLAVIALGEAALELGERDDAMGWIAKAVFIADQHGFHEKRFQVDSLRARIAGGAVREVPTSASGHASAAPVLRRFAALGGPLMTVTL
- a CDS encoding helix-turn-helix domain-containing protein, coding for MRVWKSAGVQVEDALLAVVKPALRLAHAPISMLRLAAAARMHERTLRKYCDQHGFASPQWIIGWARLLTAAYYLDDPGRTVQDVAELLAFPSAASLANHVRRYTKSTPSALRDAGAVRTVASLMGSGMLRRGGVNRVSNYTPSTILRLISS
- a CDS encoding sigma factor, which translates into the protein MATPARESQVTATFMPLVSVARGVGEAADVALERLLILLHAPIKRYAFAKVQRSPDADDLAADIAQDALIRIAKGVRTCRAQSDGEVMAWAMTIAHRLVLDLVRSRQSGLQAAYFADVTAQAMFGMTMEDSIGQRAELEPAMELLLRLMADAYNGAIDSTGELIWWRLIISLDWREIGEQVQTTPAGAKRRFQRAMDTLRLEVIRRVDALDEVDRHAVLALLARFGYAQAVMSDQVSDNEVEADRRSAAPVPPLAPRAAMAFTRRVRASRALSSSIEGGAVA